The Odocoileus virginianus isolate 20LAN1187 ecotype Illinois chromosome 2, Ovbor_1.2, whole genome shotgun sequence genomic interval ctatatttctgcagagtcagaatttgaactgAGGTATCCTAGTCCAcctaccaactcaatggacatgagtttgagtaaactccgggagttggtgatggacagggaggcctggcgtgctgcgattcatagggtcacagagagtcagacacgactgagtgactgaactgaactgaacagatccTAGTCCAAAATGCATATGCTTAATGGTTCAGTGGACATGAAATACACGCATTCTTCTCCATtactaattttctctctctttttttttgcctccttcATTGTCCACAAACTCAGTTCCAAACAACAACTTCTCCCAGTATGAACAAATGATTGAAAACAAGATAAAGCAAATAAGAAGCTGGAGAATGAGAATGTGAAACAGCCTCAGAGATTCTCTCTTCTTAAGGGTGCACATCCACTTCTTGAGCGTAAGTCCTTACTTAGATATCCTGAAATGACTTGTGAATCAAGCCACATGATCAGAGAGAAGGGAACTTGGGACCACATTGTTTGAGACTTTTACCTAGTATCTTTTACTGAACCATCTTCATTCTTCAGCACTATGGCAACAGTCTCCATTTAGATCTGCTTTAAAATGTAATTGTATCAGTTTCATTATTGCATCTCCCTTAGGGATGTGATGCTTCTAAGGATATATCCTAACCATCTGCAGaggattttttaataaaatgtaggAGAAAGTTTGGAACCTGCATTATACTCTGTAGTTCTTCCCCACATAGACTCTACTGACTTCTCATTGATAGACTCTCAAATAgcttttttaatgaaagtaagaCTTACATTATTGTCAGAAATACTTGGGTTTATGCATTAAATTTACTATTCACTCTCTGTGTAACTTTCAGCAAGTTCTCAacatctctgagtctcagtttccaaatataaacatatgaatAGCACTTAATAGCAACTACAGTAACTGTCATCTAAGGCTGTTGTgaaaattcatataaatgaaaatacaaataaaatgcttAACACATTATCTGAGACATATGCTATCCTTTGAAAATTctgcttaaaaaacaaataatacagaattctctcttcttttctcctctcctttccaaaTTCTCTTCCCTTCCACCTCCTATCAGACAGAAGCTTGACATGTGCCATTGTAAAAGCACAAGTGATATGCCCACCCTAACTTTTTCCCTAGTGAGTGAATCTCTGGTACCAAGAAATTGTTTccaagtttaaaaatacattgggGATGTATCTCAATAATAAGGCTCTGTCATGACCCTGGACCATCTTCTCCTTGAATGGTGCATGAAATTATAATTATCTGCTACTCTCCATGCTTTCTACTGATGCCAATCAGGGTTACCAGAGAGTGGTAAATCCCCAAATTTTCTTGCTCCTGAAGTCTCAACAAATGTAGGTTCCACCAATCTTTCTTGCTTTTTAGTGTTTTAGGATTAATTGAACAATAAGCAGGCATTAACCAATGAATTAATGGCCAGGAACCATCTTAAGTGGCAGTTCCAAGTTTGCATATATTGTCAAGCTGACATCAAGAAAATGACTGGAGATCCTGGGATTAGGGACATTAGATTCACATGTCCCCTCAGCTATAAAGTGATAGATTGTCATCTTCCTTTCTTCACATTATTctgtatcttttcatatatttctccTGCCTTGATAAACTtctcctgttttctgttttgcaatgACCTACCCTCACTTCAAGGCCCATTACAAATGCTTCCTTCTGAATGAAATCATCCTGGATTTATGCACCCGGAGAGAATTATTAATTCACTTCTGTATGTATTCACatacctttgaaatcttttctataaaattattgtttctaaacaggtgtttcagttcagtcactggtctttccagtcatcatgtatggatgtgagagttggactataaagaaagctgagcactgaaggattgatgcttttgaactgtggtgttggagaagactcttgagagtcccttggactacaaggagatccaaccagttcattctaaaggagatcagtcctgggtgttcattggaaggaccgatgttgaagctgaaactccaatactttggccatctgatgcgaagagctgactcatttgaaaagaccctgatgttgggaaagattgagggcaggaggagaaggggatgacagaggatgagatggttggatggcatcactgattcaatgggcacgggtttgggtggactccaggagttggtgatggacagggatgcctgtcgtgctgtggttcatgggatcatgTTGGGAGCCGGTGAGAGAAACCCCGCCCGTGACACGGTCTGGGTTCAAGGAGCTGGCAAGCAAATGCGTCCGGACCTCTGGAACGGCTCCACAAGCAAAGGCATCCGGACCTCCGGGGATTTCTCGGGACCGCCCCACCATCCACTCCCAGGCCTTCGTACTTTCATCTTCTGATGTTTGGCATTCTTCTATGTTCCCTAAAAACTAGTCTGACTCTTACCTAAAATCCCTCCTTGAAACCTTTAAATGGCAGCAACACATAGGTCCCAATAAACAAGCCAGAGTTAAGGAAAATATTACACAGAACATCCTGCCTCTTCTGGCTCTGTTGGAATTACGATTGCCAATTTAGAAACTGGAGTGCTCACGACTGCACAAAAACCCTTCTAGCACAAAACCAAGTCTGCTAGCAACAGGCCTATCTATCccataagcaaaagtagataAAGAGTCCATTACGAGATTGAGAAGATTCCTTGGGGTGTGATCAGGAAGGAATTCATGAGACCTCTGACCCTTAGGATTACATACCAAAGCTAAGTCCGCCCAGGGCTGAGCTTCCCAGGATAAGATTTGTAGATAGTTTTTCACAGTTGACTAGCTGCTGCACCTGGTACAATCTTATCATTCCCCCCTCCTTAAACCTCTATAAAGGATTATTGGTTTTAGGGTATATACGCACTGgtgtaaaagaataaagtagtcTTGATTCTGCACTCAACCAAGACTCTActcgcttttttttttcttccccaacgCCGCTCATCGGAAGGGAACCCCTAGACTCCGCCggggctggaccccagcagggtcacaaagagttggacacgactgagcgactgaactgaactaggttggtcataattttccttccaaggagtgagcatcttttaatttcatggctgcaatcaccatctgcagggattctggagtccaaaaaattaagtctgccactgtttccactgtttccccatctatttcccatgaagtgatgggatcgaatgccatgatcttagttttctgaatgttgagctttaagccaactttttcagtctcctctttcactttcatcaagaggctctttcgttcttcttcactttctgccataagggtagtgtcatctgcatatctgaggttattgatatttctccccacaatcttgattccaacttgtgcttcttccagcccagtatttctcatgatgtactctgcatataagttaaataagcagagtgacaatatacagccttgatgtatttatAACCTTTAGCTATTTTGGATCTCTATGTTTAGCTGCTTAAGGATAGAAAGTGTTTCTTAAATGCAGTAATTAAAAGAGTGTGGAACTGATGAATGAATCAACAAATAGGCAAgtgaatagaacagaatagaataacatatacagaaatgaaaatttagaatATGATACAGATAGAACTTACGTAATGGCACAAATATGCATTGTTTAACAGATGTCCTAGAGTAAGTGAATTGCCATTTGTCATACAGGTGCTAGGAAGAAACATGATAATTTCCCTTTAACATCAGTATTGAGGAAAACTTTCATTCAAAATCAAGAGGTAACACATTGGATAAATTTGAtcatataaaaacttaaaaatttcatGACAAAGAAACCCTGCAAACAAAGTAAAAGAtagttgaaaaactgaaaaaaaaaaaaaaagatatttatagtTTCTGTCACAAATAAAGACAAACAGCACTTaaactgagagagaaaaacataCCAACTCTATTCACTTCCTGATATGATGTAATAAGGATACAACTGCAATTTTGCGATGCATCAAAGTGGTATCAGCTCAGTTTAATCATGAAGAAACATCTGATAACTCCAAATGAGGGACAAAATTCTACAAAATAGCTGTCCAGTGCTCTTCATATCTATCAAGGACATGAAAATCAAAGTTATCCAGTACTCTTCATATATATCAAGGATATGAAAaccaaaagaactatacaaaattaaaggaaattttgACAGTGAAATTTAATGTGTGATCTTGGGTTGGCTCCTAAATAAAAAAGGACATTACTGGGACAAGTAACAAAATTTGAATAAAGTCTACTGattatttaataaaagtttatcAATATTAATAATATCTTGATTTCGATAAGTACACTACAATAATTGAGAAAACTGGTTATCAGGTATATAAGAATACTGTTCAGTATTTTTGCAGTATTCTGAGAgactaaaattatttcataattaagtataaaataattaaaaacaaaaaaacttttaaaaattaataaataataaaatatgtaggaCTCCATAAATTAAGCATAAGACATATAGAAAACtcaagagacaaaaaataaatcacaaaggaaataaaacaatattttaagttaCAAGACATAGAAAAGACAACATATCAACATTGATGCACTTCAGATAAAGCGATACTTAAAGGGAAATTTATCACTCTAAATACTTAAACTGACAGAGAAtaaaaaacatcaacaaaaataacaaaatgttctACCTTAGAAAGCTATAAAAGGCACAATAAGAGATACCCAAAGTAAGTAGAAGGaagacacaataaaaataaatacaaaagtagTGAAATACAGTATtgataatttcagttcagttcagtcgctcagtcatgtccgactctgagatcccatggacttgcagcacaccaagcttccctgtccattaccaactcccagagcctactcaaactcttgtccattgagtcagtgatgccatccaaccatctccacctctgtcatccccttctcctcccaccttcaacttcccagaaacagggtcttttcaaatgagtcagttcttcgcagcaggtggccaaagtattggagtttcagcttcagcatcagtccttccaatgaatattcaggattgatttcctttaggatggactggttggatctccttgcagtccaagggctctcaagagtcttctccaataccacagttcaaaatcaattaaacatcaattcttcgacactcagctttctttatagtccaactctcacatccatacatcaatATGGAACAAATATTGATAAGAGATAGAGTCATTTAAAAGAAACTAGTTGATTCTTTGAGAAACCAAAAAAACTGACAAACAGCTACTAGAtaggaaaaatgagagaaaaaaattaaatatatcatgGAAAGAAAGAATTCTCAATGATCAGCAGTGGCAAACGTTGTATGGATAAATTTGTCCAACTGgatgaaatagacaaattctttggaaaagaatagTTGAGTCacttgctatacagtagaaatcaagcacaacattgtaaaccaactatacttcaataattaaaaaaaaataaatgccaaaggTAAAACTGACACTTGTGAATTTGGTTCACTTTGCTCCCTTTTCTAGACATATTAGTGAAGGACAAGAATTGACACCATGGACAGCTAGCCACTAAAGGCATGATATGAAAGCCAAATGACTCCACATAAGTATTTAAAGAAACTAGCCAAAGCACAGCATGTACTGGAAAATCACACCCACTCCTGTCCTGAATCCAGGGTtctgatgggaaagactagactcGTGGAGTAGTATTTGCCACCCCAAAGTGTTTCTTTAACTTGTTGATTAGTTCTAGCTGACAACAATTAAGGCctaaaagactcaggaagaacctcaacctttcccagaactCCCTAAAAGAAGGTAGACAGAGGACTTGTCCCAGGAAGGAAGCCATCACCATAGATCACTACAGTATGAACTAGAGGTGGCAGACAGAGAGGAACCTAACCAAGTCTGTTAAAATTTCTCTCTGTGCCCAGTGTTTATAAGACAGTACTTGTCATTCATGAAACACACTGATGATTCACATTGTAGGATTCGGGGGCTTCAGTGAATGATTTTGAGGTCACTTTTctcaaaatgtaaacaaatatggTAGGGGATGGTATTGCTTTACTAACACATGAGTTCTACAGAGTGAAATTGCAAAATATGGCTTGAGGATTAAAGTCCCTGAGAAGAGAGTGTGTGAATTCCCAAAAGCCTGCTCAGTGCCACCTTCATATCCTTGTTCCTGAGGCTGTAAATGAAGGGGTTCAGCATCGGTGTCACCACAGTGTAAAACACAGCCGCAAGCCTGTCCTCACCCCTAGAATGTGATGAAGGAGGACACAGGTAGACCCCGATTGCCGTGCCGTAGAACAAGAAGACCACCGTGAGGTGGGACCCACAGGTGGAAAAGGCCTTTTGCCTGCCAGAGGCAGATGGGACCCTGAGGATGCTGGAGATGATACGTGCGTATGACAGGATGATCAGGGAGAGAGGACCAGTCAGTATCGTGGAGCCCACAGCGAACAGGGCTACCTGGTTGATGCTGGTATCTGAGCAGGAGAGTTGCAGCAGAGGAACCACGTCACAGAAGAAGTGATGGATGGTGTTGTCTGCACAGAAAGAAAGCCTGGCCGTGAGCAGGGTGTGCAAGAGGGCAGCGAGGTTGGTGAGAACCCAGCATGCTGCCAGAAGGAGCATGCACACAAGAGGACTCATGAGTGTGGAGTAGTGAAGGGGCCggcagatggccacgtagcggtcataggccatcacccCCAAGAGGAAGTCATCCAGTGCCCCTAATGTCATGAACAAGTGCATCTGGGCCAAACACCCCCCATAGGATATGGTCTGACTGTGAGTCTGGATGTTCACCAGCATCTTGGGAACCGTGGTGGAAGAAAAACTGGCATCAGCCAAAGAGAGGTTGgccaggaagaagtacatgggggtgtggaggtgggggtcagAGCCGAtggccaggatgatgagcagATTTCCTAGCATGGTGACCAGATACAAGGCCAGGAAGATGCCAAATAGAAGGGGCTGCTGCTCTGGCCTCTCAGAAAGCCCCAAGAGGAGGAATTCAGTGACACTGGACTGGTTTTTCTGGTCCATGCTGCCACCCTTTCTGAAGGGAGAGAAGACAGACATGTCAGAGACTGTACAAAAGGTGATATTTCTAACTCTCTTTGATAGAAACCGCCCCATCCAGTTCATATATGTGCACATCCCAAGTCCTAGATCTTCCCACATGGTGCCTATtgctctccattcatcccaccagGGAAGGAACAGCCAGAGACGGATTTGATTCAAAAGCAGGGTATATGAACTAGTTGAAAAGCTAAGTCCAGGTTATGATCATCCCTACAAAATATTCACTAAGATCCATGATCCTTGGCTTCCAAGTCCTTGGCTCATCTAATTCACAAGCAGTAAGAATGCCCACCTTTCACTGTAAGCATGCTGTAGAGCAGCATTTAATTGACTTCTCATGAATTTCATCATATACTTTTCAcaaatgagttttccaaattcagtgGAATGAAGTTGCTTGCATCATATCATCATATCATATCACTGGGACCTTGAAGCCACTTCTCATATCCTTGAATACTATACATCACAACCACCTCTGAACTAACCTCATCCACTACAGAAAGCAGACATAAGGGAGTTGTTACCAGCTCTCATCTCAGGACAGTAGGCAAAGCAGGAGGCAGGACTGGGGTCTTTGTGGGTCTCAGAGGGAAACATAACCCTCCCTTTTCTCATAGCCCTCACCACATTTCTCCTGCCCCAAAACATCTCTACCAAGGAACCCACCCTGCTCCTACAGGTCTCCTTTTAGTCTCAGAGGGTTATGCCTCAAGTACGCAGGGCTCATCTTAACCAGTGACAGTGAGGACCCAGACCTCTGGTTGCATCAGGTCAGCAGGGGAGCAGCGCCCAGACTGCAGTGAAGGATGTGAGAGACACTTTGTGCACTCGCCACAGGCGTGTTTCTAGGTTCGGGGCCTCTGGGGGCTGGGTTTCCTGCTGCTCCTCGGGGACAAATATGGAGTAATTGCTCTACTTCCTGCTCTAGCTCCTAGACCAGTTCTCACCAAGGAGCAGGCAAGAGGGAGTGCCGAGTGCATTGGTGGTTTTGCATTTGATAAGTTTTTTccccaggggtgtgtgtgtatctctgctCTTGGTGTGGTGTTTGTTCTAGGATGTCTCCTGGGAAAGCTGGAAACTGTGGCAGAAAGGAGTCAGAACAggaggtggcgggggggggggggggacctctTCTGGATTCCCCAAACCTGGTCCCCAAATACCCTGGTCCTCCACCttaggtgtgggggtggggggcagtggcaGGGGAGATGTTTGACTTTTATGAGCCCTTGGGTTTCCTGTTCTTGCTAAGAGGGTGATTAGCTTAGACTGCTGGCTCCCACTCATGGAAATAATCCTTGAGAAactgaagtaaataaaaaatccAGGAAACCATAGTAACAGTATCAAAACATGGGAACGCACGGAGAAAATGAAGTCAGTTTTGGGTGAAATGGGATGTGGGGGCAGAAGCATGGGTCAAGactgggcagaggaaggaggtAATGTGAGAGGATGTTGGGAAAAAGTTAACTCAAGTCTGCGCTTGCCTCTCCCTGGCTCTTCCTAGAAAAATCACAGCCTCCCTCTGCTGAGAAAATGGACAACCAAGGCTTAGACATCTACACAAGAGAGCTTCTGGATAATGAAATAGTGGAGGATAGTCACTAGTCTAAGCCATTCAGTCTTCAATTCTTCCTACCAAATACCTAAAGTTGAGGTGCTACTATGGGTAGactgtctctttttttcctttttttatagtTTGGCTCAAAGTATATTGTAGACCAAAGGTTATTTTAACTGGGAATTACCACCCACTCAgaagcatgtatttttttatttctttttcaaattattttcccatttaggttattacagagtgttgagcagtttcctgtgctatttagtaggttatctattttaaatatagcagtacatacatgtcaatcccaaattccctatCTATCTCTCTCCTCAACCTTTCCCCAGTGGTAAGTTTGctctctgtgagcctgtttctgttttttaaatatattcatctgtatcattttttaaagagtctgTGTGTAAGTGTTATCACATGATATTTATGAGACTcctttttcaaatcttttctgtGGTTTTATAGAACACCATGATGACCTGCTTAAACTAATCTTCCAGAAATTACAAAATAAcatcatcttccttttttttccatttatttttattcattggaggctaactactttacaatattgtagtggttttgccatacattgacatgagtcagccatggatttacatgtgttccccgtcccaatcccccctcccgcctccctctctttcccatccctctgggtcttcccaatgcaccagccctgagcacccgtctcatgcatccaacctgggctggtgatctgtttcacccttgatagtatacttgtttcaatgctgttctctctgaacatcccaccctcgccttctcccaatggatgaaactggagcccattatacagagtgaagtaagccagaaagataaagaccaatacagtatactaacacatatatacggaatttaaaaagatggtaacaataaccctatatgcaaaacagaaaaagagacacagatgtacagaacatagTCTTCTTAATGGGTATCCCTCCTACCAGTGGCCCTCATTATGCTAAACTCTAATTCTTGGAGCGCTTTTCTTGATAccaaaatgaacagaaaacacTCCAACTGCCTTTCCTTACCTTCTGTGGTGACATCTCACATGCCAGGGCTTAGGAGGATCATTTTGAACTAGACACGAGTTCATCTCTTCCTTGCCACTCTTCCTTTCcattcttccttttcagttttgCCCCCATTACAACTGGGATAGAAGCCAGACTGAGGGCAGGTTGTCAGTTATCAACCACTCACTATTTAACGCCCCACTCCCAGCGGTACACCAGAACTGCTCTGGCACCCTGGTGATCTGCCAAAGTGccaaattctaccaaaattttctGCCTCTAAAGggtaatttaattaaaataatgctaACCATGATCTCACTCAGGAAGCAGGGGTCACGGCTTCAAATCCTACCTGCAACAGTGTGGATAGCAGAGACAGGTCAGGAAAGATTAAAACTGGTCAAATTCAGGAGCATCTTCCATCAAATTATGCAGGTCCTTCCATCAGACAAATATATCTGGAAAGGGGGTATCAACTGGACCACACTATACCCAAATTAATTAGTCCTACCAATGCCTCAGGTCAAAGCACCTACATGGTGCAAAGGCTATTGCTCAACCTTCCAGATTTTCATGGCCTGGGTATGACTACTGTGGACAAAAACTTTGGCCCAGCACACTGCAGGCTGATAGGTGGACCCACCTGGCAACGTGATAGCTCTAGGCTCTGTTTCAGCAATGCCCTCACTCATACTGATGTGGGTTCTTCCACACCACTGCCACAGCCAGTCATTAGATGATGTCCTAATTGCAGTCTCA includes:
- the LOC110146648 gene encoding olfactory receptor 1N2-like yields the protein MDQKNQSSVTEFLLLGLSERPEQQPLLFGIFLALYLVTMLGNLLIILAIGSDPHLHTPMYFFLANLSLADASFSSTTVPKMLVNIQTHSQTISYGGCLAQMHLFMTLGALDDFLLGVMAYDRYVAICRPLHYSTLMSPLVCMLLLAACWVLTNLAALLHTLLTARLSFCADNTIHHFFCDVVPLLQLSCSDTSINQVALFAVGSTILTGPLSLIILSYARIISSILRVPSASGRQKAFSTCGSHLTVVFLFYGTAIGVYLCPPSSHSRGEDRLAAVFYTVVTPMLNPFIYSLRNKDMKVALSRLLGIHTLSSQGL